A DNA window from Melanotaenia boesemani isolate fMelBoe1 chromosome 6, fMelBoe1.pri, whole genome shotgun sequence contains the following coding sequences:
- the tmem147 gene encoding transmembrane protein 147, translating into MTLFHFGNCFALAYFPYFITYKCSGLSEYNAFWRCVQAGATYLFVQLCKMLFLATFFPTWEGGAGVYDFVGEFMKATVDLADLLGLHLVMSRNAGKGEYKIMVAAMGWATAELVMSRCIPLWVGARGIEFDWKYIQMSFDANISLVHYIAMASVVWMFTRYDLPKSFRLPVTVLLVLCVYKSFLMELFVHVFLLGSWTVLLVKAVLTGAISLCSLFLFVTLVHSN; encoded by the exons ATGACGCTTTTTCACTTCGGAAACTGCTTTGCCCTGGCCTATTTTCCCTACTTTATAACATACAAGTGCAGTGGCCT CTCAGAGTACAATGCCTTCTGGAGATGCGTCCAGGCTGGTGCAACATACCTTTTTGTCCAGCTCTGCAAG ATGCTTTTCCTCGCTACATTTTTTCCCACTTGGGAAGGAGGAGCAGGAGTTTATGACTTTGTAGGG GAATTCATGAAAGCCACAGTGGACCTGGCAGACCTGTTGGGCCTCCACCTTGTGATGTCTCGTAATGCTGGTAAAGGAGAGTACAAGATCATGGTAGCTGCCATGGGCTGGGCAACAGCTGAACTTGTGATGTCCAG GTGTATTCCTCTGTGGGTTGGAGCAAGAGGGATTGAATTCGACTGGAAGTACATCCAGATGAGCTTTGACGCTAACATTAGTTTG GTTCATTACATTGCTATGGCATCGGTGGTGTGGATGTTCACCCGATATGACCTCCCTAAGAGCTTCAGGCTGCCTGTTACCGTTCTGCTGGTTCTGTGTGTCTATAAGTCCTTCTTAATGGA GTTGTTTGTCCACGTCTTCCTGCTGGGCAGCTGGACAGTGTTACTGGTGAAAGCTGTGCTGACTGGTGCCATCTCTCTCTGCTCACTCTTCCTGTTTGTCACTCTGGTTCACAGCAACTAA
- the LOC121642055 gene encoding uncharacterized protein LOC121642055 — MGKISIFELLLPFLLTSVVCLESKIEITVFLPGKKLDWTNARLYCQSNYVDLITWDIVGTDQLSTWLKGQSSFFWIGLHRDNETASVWKWINVKTGEGLSGDYVSQDSNWGDLKLTGDCGSFQPTTGKWNSKTCSAEFKFICYDDNLVVVTENKTWEDALNHCREMTTSSYQYDLLSVTSPLDYSYVRDKIYRATTDEVWTGLRFLAGEWWWMDGEEVDHNSSLPDCPTLWQHCGVFSKSGSNWITRDCSEKRNFICHRTKVQT, encoded by the exons ATGGGGAAAATTAGCATCTTTGAGCTCCTGTTACCCTTCCTACTCACGAGTGTAGTTTGCTTAGAATCAAAGATAGAAATTACTGTATTCCTTCCTGGTAAAAAACTAGATTGGACAAACGCAAGACTGTACTGCCAAAGTAATTACGTTGACTTGATTACTTGGGACATAGTGGGCACTGACCAGCTTAGTACGTGGTTAAAAGGACAATCATCGTTTTTCTGGATCGGTCTACACAGAGATAATGAGACAGCTTCAGTTTGGAAGTGGATAAATGTGAA AACTGGTGAGGGACTTTCAGGAGACTATGTCTCACAAGACAGCAACTGGGGTGACTTAAAATTAACTGGTGACTGTGGCTCTTTTCAGCCTACAACTGGTAAGTGGAACAGTAAGACGTGCTCCGCAGAGTTTAAATTTATCTGCTATGATGACAACCTGGTGGTGGTGACTGAAAACAAGACATGGGAGGACGCCCTGAATCACTGCAGGGAAATGACAACATCATCATACCAGTATGACCTACTGAGTGTGACCAGCCCACTAGACTACAGCTATGTCAGAGACAAGATCTACAGAGCCACCACTGATGAG GTTTGGACGGGTCTCCGCTTCCTGGCAGGGGAGtggtggtggatggatggagaggaGGTGGATCACAACAGCAGCCTGCCAGACTGCCCGACCCTTTGGCAACACTGTGGGGTCTTCTCAAAAAGTGGCAGTAACTGGATCACAAGGGACTgctcagaaaaaagaaacttcatcTGCCACCGTACGAAGGTGCAGACCTAA